The Daphnia pulex isolate KAP4 chromosome 3, ASM2113471v1 genome includes a region encoding these proteins:
- the LOC124189906 gene encoding proton-coupled amino acid transporter-like protein CG1139, with the protein MSSTEREDQTISESMIPLLETTNKSKEDSAEKTTSLLPVTVIRDESFRPISNFETMLHLLKGNIGTGLFAMPSAFRNSGLWTGTVLTIITAFICTHCMHILVKTGLIVKERRGYEIAVPYAEVAEIAFQTGSQRFVKHAKLARISVNVFICVSQLGFCCVYLVFASTNLKQVVDYYAPNLQWDVRVFMCLVTFPLIFLNWLRDLKLMAPVSFLANVLQSVSIVIVFYYITRDGLPPLNSKPAFNDWVGLSLFFGTVVFSFEGIGLILPIQKDMRHPRDFEGWNGILNVGMVLVTCLELAMGFYGYLKYGAAIEGSITLNLPQDEILARLVKVFMVFAIFGSYTMQFYVPIPILWPVLEKNVAAFNKHPLVFELIFRTVLVLVTLTLAAAIPHLDLYISLVGAFGGSFLALIFPPILDIVTHWPHVSYTVITKNFLIVIFGLTGFTSGTYASVKEILSTY; encoded by the exons ATGTCTTCAACAGAACGCGAGGATCAAACCATTAGTGAAAGCATGATACCTTTGCTGGAAACAACTAACAAATCCAAAGAAGATTCAGCAGAAAAAACCACATCACTATTACCAGTTACAGTCATCAGAGATGAAAGTTTCCGACCCATTTc gaATTTCGAGACGATGCTTCATTTGTTGAAAGGAAATATCGGCACGGGACTTTTCGCTATGCCAA GTGCGTTTCGTAATTCAGGATTGTGGACGGGAACTGTCTTGACGATCATTACAGCCTTCATATGCACCCATt GCATGCACATTTTG GTAAAAACAGGCCTAATcgtgaaagagagaagaggctACGAAATAGCTGTTCCTTATGCCGAGGTAGCAGAAATCGCCTTTCAAACAGGGTCGCAAAGATTTGTAAAACACGCCAAATTAGCAAG GATTTCGGTCAATGTTTTCATCTGCGTCAGCCAGTTGGGTTTCTGTTGCGTCTACTTGGTGTTTGCCAGCACCAATTTGAAACAG GTTGTTGATTATTACGCACCGAATTTACAGTGGGACGTCCGCGTATTCATGTGCCTAGTCACTTTTCCTCTGATCTTTCTCAATTGGCTACGTGATTTGAAGCTCATGGCGCCAGTCTCATTCCTGGCTAATGTCCTACAATCAGTCAGCATCGTGATTGTGTTTTACTACATAACTCGAGATGGTTTACCGCCTCTCAATTCCAAGCCAGCTTTCAACGACTGGGTCGGACTTTCACTCTTCTTTGGAACTGTCGTTTTCTCGTTCGAAGGCATCGGCCTTATCTTGCCCATTCAAAAAGATATGCGTCATCCGCGGGATTTCGAAGGGTGGAATGGAATCCTGAACGTAGGAATGGTTCTCGTGACTTGTCTGGAATTGGCGATGGGTTTTTATG GTTATCTCAAATATGGAGCTGCCATTGAGGGATCCATTACACTTAATCTCCCCCAAGACGAGAT ATTGGCCAGGTTGGTGAAAGTTTTTATGGTTTTCGCCATTTTTGGAAGTTATACCAT GCAGTTTTACGTCCCCATCCCGATACTGTGGCCCGTTTTGGAGAAGAACGTAGCAGCGTTCAATAAACATCCGCTCGTGTTCGAACTCATCTTCCGAACTGTATTGGTTCTGGTGACTT TGACCTTGGCGGCAGCAATTCCTCATTTAGATTTGTACATTTCGCTTGTCGGAGCATTCGGAGGATCATTTTTG GCTTTAATCTTTCCACCGATACTGGACATTGTCACACACTGGCCGCATGTCAGCTATACGGTCATCACCAAGAATTTTCTGATTGTAATTTTTGGCTTGACTGGCTTTACATCCGGCACATACGCCTCcgtcaaagaaattttatcGACATACTGA